The following is a genomic window from Pan paniscus chromosome 18, NHGRI_mPanPan1-v2.0_pri, whole genome shotgun sequence.
CCTGGGCATTGGGTACTTGGTGACTCAGGCCCAGGGTGACAGGCAGACCAGCAGGGTCCTTGTTAGCCTGCTGCAGAGTCCCTGAGACAGGGAGTGCTGGTGTGGTGGGGGGCTGCTGGCAAAGCCCTGTGGGCTTGGGGACCGTCACCCAGCTGTGTCCCCCAAGCAGGCTGCAGCGTGGAGTCGGCCCTGGAGGCTGCATCCCTGCACCCCGCCCAGTTGCTGGGGCTGGAGAAGAGTAAAGGGACCCTGGACTTTGGTGCTGACGCAGGTGAGGGCCTGTCGCAGGGTCACCGGGCAGCCTGGCCCTGCCTGTAGACTCTCTTGTTCCTGGGGCGGCCTGGACAGGGCCAGGGAGGGTGGGTCCTCCCTAGCTCCCTCCTCTCAGGTGGGCTGCCGGCTGCCAGCCTCAGTTGTAGCCCCATGTTGCCATCAGGCCAGGCTTTCTGGTGTTGCAGACAAGGTCAGGCAAGGGGTTGCAGGGAGCATTGTCCAGCACCTCTGTCCATTTGTGATGGGTCAGGGTGTCTTCTACTAGTCGTGtctctgggcctcggtttccccacCAGCGTCGGGTTGTTGGGGAGCAGCTCTGGGGTAGGTGGGCGGCCCCACTCCTGCCCCCTACTCATTGCCCGGCTCTGTCCCAGACTTCGTGGTGCTCGACGACTCCCTTCACGTCCAGGCCACCTACATCTCGGGTGAGCTGGTGTGGCAGGCGGATGCAGCTAGGCAGTGACAAGGACCTCGGCTGAGAGGACACCTGGCCGCAGCGGGATGCCATCAGGGCCGGGTGGTTGGGGAGCTGGTCTCCAGGGAGTGAGTTGGGAGCCCTGCTGGAATGATGCCCAGGGCCTGTGCGGCCGCCCTGGAGGCAGTGGCTGGGATAAACGTGCACCCAGCAGGACTCGCCTTGGCTCCGGGTTTTGCTTGTGCTCACATGTGGCACCATCCTTGGTTGCCCTCCTGGAGAAGGCATTCACGGCCTGGGGTGGGATGGCTGGGCTGTAGTTTAGCCTGGGCCTTGGGCCCCAGTGGGGGACAGGGCCTGTCTGCATGAAGTGGACCGGAGACCTGCAGACCCCAGGAAAGTGTCACTatgggagggaggggcaggcagtCAGTGGCTGGTGCCATGGGGTGAAGCCACCgtgggctgggggtgaagagCCGGCAGGAAGGGGACCGGTCACAGGGAGTGTGGACAGTCAGGGGTTTGCTTTCTGCTCCTGAGTTGGGGTGTGCAGCGTGGAGCCCACAGCCTGGTTCTGGGCCAGGGCACAGTGCCAGGGGCTCCGCTCTGACCTCCAGGAGGGAGACTGGGCTCGGGACCCCTGCTTTCTGCTCCCTGGACTGCCTAGGCCTGAGTGCCACGGATGACCAGcgttctgttttctcttctcaaTAACCCTATCTCTTCACACATCCCCAGGCCCAGTGCTTGCTGGCTGTGGTGACCCTGCCTGGTGCTGGAGGGCAGTATGGGAGGCACCAGTGTGCCCTGCTCACCCCATTAGTGTCATCCTGCCATCTTCTGTGTCCCCTTGGCCCTGGCACACACCCATGTGGCAAACACGGGCCGTGAGGCTCCCTGAACAGCTTCGAGGCGGGTGGGCTTCTGGAGCCCTCTTGGCTCTGAGGACAGCCACAGTGGGGTCAGACGTCAGGGGTTGGTGCAGCCCCACGTCAGGGGTGATTGTCTTGACTTTCTCTCCATTTGAGTTCTGGGGTGGGTGGCTCCCTTCCCCCTTGCTTACAGGTGCTGTCCTGGGTACAGGAGGTACgcgcctggctctgccactgttCTCTTCCCTCCGCTGCAAAGCCCAGTTAAGGAAATGTCTCCAGGTCCAAAGAGATAGGATGGTCTGGGCCCCGCCTGTTGGAAGGGAACAGCCAGGGAAGAACCACCTGCCTGGGCAGGGCCTCGCCTGAGGGAGGGCCTGGGGCAGGGCACAAGGGGTTGATCTCAGCCCACAAGCCCCAGGGGCAGCCCAGGAAAGCAGGCGACGGATGTGGATCCTGACCTCCCGAGAGGTGTGAGGTGCAGGGATACCCACCTCTGCCCTGACGGCCGCGCACCCCTCAGGAAGTAGCTGTCCAGTGCCTGCCTGTGCTGGGCCTGGGAGAGGAGCTGTCTTGCCAGGGCTCCCaggcagggagaggcaggtgagGTTCTCAGCCGATGTGTTAGAGGTTGAGCATCGCCTGTGCCCAGCTTGCTGGCTGTCAGTGCTTGATGTGCCCATCCTCAACTAAAACCCAGAGCTGGCATGTTGGTCATCCCCACCTCAGACGGGACACCCAGTCCAGAGCTGGTGAGCCCTGGGCCAGCCTTTGGGCCTGGCCTGCCCCATTCACCGGCCAGCGCCCCACCTCCCTGGCTGGAGGGTCGGGGAGGGGCTGGCAGAGATGGTTGGTCCACAGGGCTAGCCCTGGGTGGTGGGAGAGGGGCCCAGGGTCAGGGTGAGAGAGAGCTGGGCCAGGGAGCTGCTGCAGGATGATTTTGAGGTGTGGGGGAAGCACTCTTGGttggttttggtttgctttttaaaaattgtggtaaaatacataacaAAAGTAACTATCGTAACCTGAGCAGTTCTGTGACATGAAGTGAATTCACTGctttgtgtgaccttggccaccATCATTCCCCACCACTCACTCCCGCTGggctcccagccctgccccaccaTTCCGCTCCCTCTACAGCTATGGGTTTTACAAAGAAGGATGCAGGGCGCCCTGACTGCGGGGTGAGGGGCAGGCCTGCCCGCGGTGTGGGCATTCGCTGAAGGGGGACGCCCAGGTGTCTGCCTGAGTTACGGGTTGGGGGGTCGGGCATGTGGGGagggatggagttggaggtgcaTGCTCTCAGAGCTGGTAGGGGTGGCCCGTTTCGTCCCGTGTGTGAACTGGAGATGAGACCCGGCGCCTGCGATCCCGCAGACCGCGCCCGGCCGGGTGTCACTTGTGGGCGCACGCTGCCGGGATGCTGGGCCGAGCCCGCGGTTCAAGACCCAGATCTCAGCCAGGTCCCTTTCGCCGTCCGAGCCTCTGCACCTCGTGGGCTCCGAGCACATCCAGGCCAGAGACTGCGTTTGGGGCGTGGGCACGGGAGACCGTCATCAGCCAGGACGCTCTCGACCGATCCGGCCGCGCCCCGCCCAGCCTCGTAGCCCAGGCGCTGAGTCCAGGCTGACGCGCGACTCTGGGAGCGTTGCGGCACGCGGGGCCTCGCCTACTGTGGGAGGGGCTTCTGGGGGCGGGCTTCTGTCGGGCCAATTAGGATCGCCGCAGGGAAGGCACGCGCCGCGGCAGAGCAATAGGGGCGCGCGTCACCTTCTCCAGTTAACCCGCGCGGCCCCGCGGACCGCCCCCATCTCTGCGCCCCCCGCATCTCTGCGCCCCCCGCATCTCTGCGGACCCCGCCTCGCCCCAGCCCTCCCATCCACAACCCTCACAACCTTGCATACCCCGCTACGTTCCCCGCCGCGCCCTTACATCCCTGCAGACCCCGTCTCCCCACAACGCTCGCCGCCAACGCTGCGGAGTTCCGCGTCGCCCCAGCGCTCCCTGCCAAGCCCCCCACACCCCTGTAGACCCCGCCTCGCCCCAACCCTCCGAGCTGCTCCCCTTATACCCTTGCGGACCTAGTTTGTTTCGTCCCAGTCCTCCCCGTCGGGTCTCCCACATCCCTGCGGACCTCCCCGCGCCTCGCCTCTCCCTTCTATTACGTATCACGCACAGGTGGATCCCACTACGACCCAGCTTGGCTCCTGTCCCGCACCTCCGCACCTGGCCTCTAGCCCCGCCCTCGCTGTTTTGGGAAATGAAGCGGAGGGGTGGGCCGGACACTCTAGAAGCACCCTGGCTCGGAGCTTCCCTAGCTCGGAGTTGGTTTGGAGCCCAGGCCAGGGACCCAGGGTGGGCGCAGCAGGGGAGACTGGCACCAGAAGCGTGGAGGAAGGGCACCTCTTCAGCCCGGCTTTTCCGCCCCTGGAGTCTGGGACAGCTCCGGAGCGTCCGGGTACTCCCTCCCAGGCTGGCCCTGTTCCTTTTATCACATTTATGTCACACACGTTTTTTCTAAATGGGTTTACACTTTTGCTATTACTTTGCAGTtcggtttgtgtgtgtgtgacggagcctggctgtgttgcgcaggctggagtgcagtggtgcgatctctgctcactgcagcttccgcctcccgggttcaagcgattctccgcctcagcccccttagtagctgggattacaggcgcacgccaccacacctgactaatttttttgtatttttggtagagacagggtttcaccatgttggccaggctggtcttgaattcctgacctcaattgattcgcccgcctaggcctctgaaagtgctgggattacaggcgtgagccactgtgcccagccttttttttttttttttttttttaaacacggagtctcattctgttgcccagcccggcgcgatcctggctcactgcaacctcagcctcctgggttcaagtgattctcctgcctcagccttcccagtagctgggattacaggcatgcaccaacacgcccaaatatttttatttttttttagtagagacagggtttcaccatgttagccaggctagtctcgaactcctgacctcatgtgatgtgcatgcctcggcttcccaaagtgctgggattactggtgtgagccaccacgcccagtttttttttgtttgtttggttttttttgagacagagtctcactctgtcgtccaggctggagtgcagtgatgcgatctcagctgactgcaaactCActgaacctcccaggttcaagtgatcctcctgcctcagcctccagagtaactggctactgttcctggctaatttttttagttttcgtataaacggggtttcatcgtgttggccaggctggtctgtaattcctggcctcaagtgatccacccgcctcggcctcccgaagtgctgggattacaggcgtgagccactgctcctcgTCTGCgcccagtttttgtttgttttttaaagagatgggatctcactatgttgcccaggctgatcttgaactcctgggctcaatttttgtcactgtgcctggctaatttttgtatttttagtataaatgggatttcaccacattggccaggctggtctcaaactcctggcctcgtgatccaccttcctcggcctcccgaagggctgggattacaggcgtgagccaccgcgcctggtctgcGCCcagtttttgttagttttttacggagatgggatctcactgtgttgcccaggctggtcttgaaccgctGGGCTCAAAtcatcctcctgcttctgcctcccaaagtgctgggattacaggcttgaacgaCCATGCCTAGCCATAATTATCCAGCTGTAAGGTCAGCTGATTAATTCATCTCTCTATataataacatattcacaggttggGAGATTAAGATGAGAACATCTTTGGAGAGGACATTATTCTGCCTTTTAGAGAGAAGGGCCTAGGACAGGAATTCCCAGTGCTCAGGTTTAAAGGAAATATGATGTTCCCATCATCGGTACATGAACGtgcccttttctctgcattcctGCCAACATTGGATATTTTCCACTTTTGGGACTTTTAGCAGTTGTTGAGCCAGCCCATTTTACAGCGGGGATAATTGAGGTTTAAGGAGGGGAAATTACTTGCCTAAGATCTCATGCAACTTTCTGTTTCCTGACTCCCAGTCAAGTCTGATTCTCCCTTGGTATGGCTTATATGGGAGGATATTTACCTAGTGGCTTGGAAACCACTGAATGACTTTGtatcttccatccatccatgtatccgCAGCCCAGCGAATGTATATTGGGAGCCTCAGACATGTGACCAGGGCCTTGTGGGCCAGAGGCAGCCaggagaccttttttttttttttttttttttaagacagagtctccctctgtcacccaggctggagtgcagtggtgtgatcttggctcactgcaacctctgcctcccgagttcaagagattcttctgccttagcttcctgagtagctggaattacaggcgtccaccaccatgcctggctaatttttgtgtttttagcagagacagggtttcaccatgttggccaggctggtctccaactcctgacctcaagtgatccacccacctcactctcccaaagtgctgggattacaggtgtgaaccacagcgcccagccagtgCTCTTGTCTTTTGAGAGCCCCCTTTTCTCTCACCTGATCTCCCTGCCCCCCTATTTTCCCCTTTAGTCTCCTTTCCAGACGCTACTGAGTAGCTTCAGGGTCAGTCTAGAGATGCAATCCAGGTTGGGATCCTTGCTGGGAGAGCCCTTCCTTCCCTGGCTTTGTAAGTCAGGGCCTTCTGGTGTGCACACCTGCAGGGTCCAGGCTGGGCCTGTGCTTCTagcttctctgtgtctctccctgagattggaatcctggctctgtcctcAACTAGCTTGAAGGGGGGCCCCCAGGAATGGCCCCTTCTGGATTTCATACCCTTGTGTAAccttgtttcactttttaaaagattttatttaaaaagtttttttttttgttagagacagggtctcactttgttgcccaggctgctctcgaacacctggcctcaagcagtgctcctgcctcagcctcccaaaacacgcCCGTTCCCTTTCTACCAGGGTTGTGTGTGACCAGCAGATGTGTTGGAAGTGATGATGTGTCACTTCTGAGGTTAGGTCATTAAAGACGCGGCGGCTTCTATCTTGTGTGTGTTCTCTTTTTCTTGGGCCACTCGCTCTGGGGAAAGCCAGCTGCTGGGGCTTGAAAACACACACGCCTGGGAAGAGGCCCCACTGGTGAGGGACGGAGGCCTCCAGCCCACAGCTGTGGGAACGTGGGAATGAACCTTTTAGGAAGTGAATCTTTCGGCCCTGCTCTAGCCTTTAGATGACTCAGTCCTGGCAGCATCTTGATGGCAACTTCACAAGAGAGCCTGAGCCAGACCAcccagcctggcctctcctggATTCCAGACCCGCAGGAACCATgagtttctttgttgttttacACATCAAAGTTTTGAggcaatttgttacacagcagtagataactaatacacCAGCTGTAGGGCTTTGGGCACGTTCCTTAGCCTCTGCACCCCCGTTTCCTCCCTCGTGCCATGAGCGTTGTAGAGGCGAGTGAGGAATGTGTAGACGCAGCACAGTGCCACGCACATGAGGCAGCTTTCCAGCCCCTCCTGGGATGGCTGTGGTCATTTTCTTGCCCCTCCCTGGATGGACCGTGACCTCACAACGTCAGGCCAAGTTATTGCATTCTTGGCCTGAGGTCATCCATTGGCCATAGACAGAGGTTCTCAGCAGGAAAGGGTGAGATAAAGAGAGGGGTCAGTCTCTTTCCTCCAGCCCGTGTCGGGAGAACCGTGCTGGGCCAGGTGAGACATCCGCTGTCTGTGCGGTGTCCTGGGATGAGCAACTGGACCTGACCCATGGGGAGATTTGTCTGTGTCGCCAGAGGGCGAGGGGTTTCCTGGTCTAGCTTGCCTTGGGCTTGGCCAAGCATTCTGGCTGCCACTGGGGCCCCCAGGACAACTGAGAACTGTCCTTTCTTCTTTGACCTTCAGCTGCCCCTCTCTCCCCTGTCCCCTGGTGCCTGCTCAGATGCTTTCTTCTTGTGACCCTTGGCCCTTGGCCCCTGCCCCGAGGCGCCTTCACCCTGGGCTCCGTGTTCTGGAGTTCACCGTGTACTAGTTCCTCAAGCTGTTTGTCTTTCactgcttcctttttttctgtgcatTACTCAAGAACTGCATGGGTATGTGTcagtataaaaaaaaatagttggccgggcgcggtggctcacgcttgtaatcccagcactttgggaggctgaggcgggcagatcacgaggtcaggagattgagaccacggtgaaaccctgtctctactaaaaatacaaaaaattagctgggcgtggtggcgggcgcctgtagtcccagctacttggagaggctgaggcaggagaatggagtgaacccgggaggcggagcttgcagtgagccgagatcgcgccactgcactccagcctgggcgacagagactctgtctcaaaaaaaaacaaaaacaaaaacaaaataaagttggccgggcgtggtgactcacacctgtaatcccagcagtttgggaggcggagacagatcgctggagttggagaccagcccctggccaacatggtgaaaccctgtctctacaaaaaaatacaaacatttgcctgtgtgtggtggcacatgcctgtagtcccagctactcgggaggctgaggcaggagaatcgcttcaacctgggaggcggaggttgcagtgagcagagatcgagccactgcactccagcctgggcaacagagcaaattcccatctcaaaaaaaccaaaaacccaaaccaaaaaaacacaaaaaaacattaTCGACATTAACAACTACAAGGCGCcgggctaattttatatttttagtagaaacagggtttctccatgttggcaggctggcctcgaactcctcacctcaagtgatccggccgcctcgacctccgcctcccaaagtgagccaccgtgcccggccgtgaATGTGACTTTATAGCCCAGATTTCCTTCCGTGAACGCTTGTTAGTTGTGAAACTAGCAAAGTTGCGCCTCTGAGTTTACGCAGAGCCGGCTCCGGAATCCGAGTTCCGGGTTCGAGCACAGCTCCGCCGCTACCTCGGGCGTGACCTTGGCCGGAGCCTggtcccctctgagcctcagtttcccggTCTGGGATGCCGGAATGACAGCTCGCCCCCTGCCCCGCCCAGCCCCGCCCAGCCCCGCCCCGCAGGCCCTGGGATTGGTTCGCGCGAGGTCCCCCTCCCCAGGCGGGGTCGGGCCTCTCCCGCCCGCCAGGCCCCAACCCGGAAATGCAGCTGGAGCGGAGGCGGAGCCCACTAAGGCCGCGGCGGAGCGACGATGGGCGCGGCCAATGGGCGCGGGCGTCGGCTGCGGCGCGACGGAAGTCCTGCCCGGCGCCGCGCGGGGGCGGGGCGGCGCcgggggcggcgggcggcggggcgGGCGCAGGATGAGGGCGGCCATTGCTGAGGCTCCGCTTCGGGGAGGAGGACGCTGAGGAGGCGCCGAGCCGCGCAGCGCTGCGGGGGAGGCGCCCGCGCCGACGCGGGGCCCATGGCCAGGACCACCAGCCAGCTGGTGAGCGCGCGGCGGCGGACTGGGCGCGCCGGTTTGTTACCCTGCCGGGTCCGGCGGCCGCCCGGGTCCGGCGAGGCGGGGCGGCCCGGGGTCCCGAGGGCCGGGTGCCTCCTTACTTGCAGCCGGGCGGCCGGGCCGGGGATGGCGGGCGCCGGCCGAGGGCGCTGC
Proteins encoded in this region:
- the CEMP1 gene encoding cementoblastoma-derived protein 1, with translation MGTSSTDSQQAGHRRCSTSNTSAENLTCLSLPGSPGKTAPLPGPAQAGTGQLLPEGCAAVRAEVGIPAPHTSREVRIHIRRLLSWAAPGACGLRSTPCALPQALPQARPCPGRWFFPGCSLPTGGAQTILSLWTWRHFLNWALQRREENSGRARRVPPVPRTAPVSKGEGSHPPQNSNGEKVKTITPDVGLHQPLTSDPTVAVLRAKRAPEAHPPRSCSGSLTARVCHMGVCQGQGDTEDGRMTLMG